From the Psychrobacillus sp. FSL K6-4046 genome, one window contains:
- a CDS encoding ABC transporter permease subunit: MYRWINLLGKFLLGIIGIVLISCVPIVLFQVGSLFDFSFYLRTIFEVCKSLFLPSEWHLSYLVMQTMEIIPISISEYLKGPYLYSMTILIVSLLFSLFISFILAIFTTISNGPVQKLLLQFANILTAIPDFAYIFLIQLAVVQLYTMTGLRILSFYSLGGERVYAAPVICLSVIPAILFYKLLVLLFKQELDQPYVELARSKGLSNVEVLIKHCTRNVLQSVFFQSKSIVWLTLSSLFIVEYLFGIEGILHYLTNDFSPKGITFILLSIFIPFFLFYSVVENLVKRGRLEKSVMFEGLRVPLLDRLQWKAIFRYKTKAHTRRFNIFSRQRLNITIPALIIVGLFSVSVAYYFIFHDDVEQVNFLYDDNGNLIGRPPLPPSTSIIFGTDPYGYSILQQLLVGTKYTIGMTVLVATIRVGGGYLLGILYAFFLNERWRKVINSIADGMHFLPLTLLMFILLLPILTISTSGLETSLGERLFIQALIMSVLVLPITTSLIGNEMNEAIKKEYVQSSAVMGGSLIWVILKHINPQIGRKLWLYWSQHVVQVLQTLVHLGVLSIFVGGAISFPDSARLSPVIYELSGMISIAKEVFLTRQLWLILPPLAIFMLLIFCFQKIAEGFTEKEMQLGIQKKRREFKWLYITRKMGNKMNK, from the coding sequence ATGTACAGATGGATTAATTTGTTAGGTAAATTTCTTTTGGGTATTATTGGGATTGTTTTAATTAGCTGCGTTCCCATCGTCTTGTTTCAAGTAGGTAGCCTCTTTGACTTTTCTTTCTATTTACGAACAATTTTTGAGGTATGTAAAAGTTTGTTTTTACCGTCTGAATGGCATCTTAGCTATCTAGTAATGCAAACAATGGAGATTATTCCGATTAGCATATCGGAATATCTGAAGGGTCCTTATTTGTATTCGATGACTATATTGATAGTCTCTTTGTTGTTTTCCTTGTTTATTTCATTTATATTGGCTATTTTTACGACTATTTCAAATGGTCCGGTCCAAAAGCTTTTACTACAATTTGCAAATATACTAACTGCGATTCCTGATTTTGCATACATATTTCTTATCCAACTAGCCGTAGTACAACTGTATACGATGACAGGTTTACGAATTCTTTCTTTTTATAGCTTAGGGGGAGAGAGGGTTTATGCGGCTCCTGTCATTTGCCTATCGGTGATACCAGCCATTTTGTTTTATAAATTATTGGTGCTTTTATTTAAACAAGAGCTGGACCAGCCATATGTAGAGCTTGCTAGATCTAAGGGGCTTTCTAATGTCGAGGTGCTGATTAAGCACTGTACCCGTAATGTTCTGCAGAGTGTCTTCTTTCAATCAAAATCAATCGTCTGGCTCACATTGTCCTCCTTGTTCATAGTAGAGTATCTTTTTGGGATAGAAGGGATTCTACACTATTTAACGAATGATTTTAGTCCAAAGGGTATTACTTTCATCTTACTATCGATATTCATACCATTTTTTCTATTCTATTCGGTTGTTGAGAATCTGGTTAAACGGGGTCGACTGGAAAAAAGCGTTATGTTTGAAGGGTTGCGAGTTCCGCTCTTAGATCGACTGCAGTGGAAAGCAATTTTTCGATACAAAACTAAGGCACATACACGGAGATTCAATATATTCTCCAGACAACGTCTGAATATCACAATTCCTGCATTAATAATTGTTGGACTATTCAGTGTGTCCGTCGCCTATTATTTTATCTTTCATGACGATGTAGAGCAGGTAAATTTTTTATATGACGATAACGGTAACCTTATCGGAAGGCCACCACTGCCTCCATCTACTAGTATTATTTTTGGTACAGATCCATATGGATATTCTATTCTTCAGCAACTGCTTGTTGGAACAAAATATACAATTGGTATGACTGTATTAGTTGCTACGATCAGAGTAGGCGGAGGATATTTACTAGGAATTCTATATGCATTCTTTTTGAACGAAAGATGGAGAAAGGTAATAAATAGTATCGCCGATGGTATGCACTTTTTACCATTAACATTATTAATGTTTATTTTACTTTTACCAATTTTAACTATTTCAACAAGTGGATTAGAAACAAGCTTAGGAGAAAGGCTTTTCATCCAAGCTTTGATCATGTCCGTGTTAGTCCTCCCCATAACTACTAGTCTTATAGGGAATGAAATGAATGAGGCAATAAAAAAAGAATATGTGCAAAGTTCTGCTGTAATGGGCGGGTCATTAATATGGGTTATTCTGAAGCATATCAACCCACAAATAGGAAGAAAGCTTTGGTTATATTGGTCTCAGCATGTAGTACAAGTACTTCAAACACTAGTGCATTTAGGTGTTTTATCTATTTTTGTCGGAGGAGCGATAAGCTTTCCAGATAGTGCGAGACTTTCTCCAGTCATTTACGAATTATCTGGAATGATATCTATTGCAAAGGAAGTATTTTTAACGAGACAACTATGGCTGATTCTACCACCATTAGCTATATTTATGCTGCTTATCTTTTGCTTTCAGAAGATAGCAGAGGGCTTCACAGAAAAAGAAATGCAGTTAGGTATACAAAAGAAACGGCGGGAGTTTAAATGGCTTTATATTACAAGGAAGATGGGGAACAAAATGAACAAATAA
- the comGD gene encoding competence type IV pilus minor pilin ComGD, with translation MEEIKKQAGFTLIETTLILMIVMVISSAVIYGTSNKVIELEEKRFFRQFQLDVQRAQALALSQEQYIVLKFGNKGTSYSTTNSNITLFENRLPSHISLSEDSKLKELIFLPSGMVRNFGSFAFLTSKETKLVTVHIGTGKLAYEQ, from the coding sequence ATGGAGGAAATTAAAAAACAAGCTGGATTTACTTTGATCGAGACTACATTAATTCTAATGATTGTTATGGTAATTAGCTCTGCGGTTATTTATGGAACGTCTAATAAGGTAATCGAGCTAGAGGAAAAAAGATTTTTTCGCCAATTTCAGTTAGATGTGCAACGAGCGCAAGCTCTGGCTTTAAGTCAGGAGCAATATATCGTTTTAAAATTTGGAAACAAAGGAACAAGCTATTCCACGACAAACTCCAATATAACTTTATTTGAAAATAGGCTGCCTTCACATATTAGTTTATCGGAGGACAGTAAATTAAAGGAACTTATTTTTCTGCCGAGTGGTATGGTTAGGAATTTTGGGAGCTTTGCTTTCTTGACTTCAAAAGAAACGAAACTAGTTACTGTGCATATTGGTACTGGTAAATTAGCGTATGAACAATAA
- a CDS encoding alpha/beta hydrolase, protein MGFSLGAQIAIQMLSQSPDLIDYAMINSALVRKVPFGKEMVKPTIRLTYPLIKYRFFSKLQAKQLYIGPNLFEKYFKDSNRMSLDTLTMVLEENMSFQVPDSYADVKASLLITVGEKERKVMKSSAIDLLSKRDRAQAITITGIGHGIPIAAPEFFNDILENWLEGAGLLLNTKVIPKC, encoded by the coding sequence GTGGGATTTTCACTTGGTGCTCAAATTGCTATTCAGATGCTTAGTCAGTCTCCCGATTTAATCGATTATGCAATGATTAACAGTGCTCTCGTAAGAAAAGTACCATTTGGAAAGGAAATGGTTAAACCTACTATAAGGTTAACATATCCTTTGATAAAATATAGATTCTTTTCCAAGCTACAAGCTAAACAATTGTATATTGGCCCAAACCTTTTTGAAAAGTACTTTAAAGATAGCAATCGAATGTCTTTAGATACATTAACAATGGTTCTAGAAGAGAATATGTCTTTTCAAGTACCAGATTCCTATGCTGACGTAAAAGCAAGCCTTTTAATAACAGTAGGCGAGAAAGAAAGAAAAGTGATGAAAAGTTCAGCAATTGACCTTTTAAGTAAGCGAGACAGAGCTCAGGCAATTACGATCACTGGTATTGGTCATGGTATTCCAATAGCTGCTCCAGAGTTTTTTAATGATATATTAGAAAACTGGTTAGAAGGTGCAGGACTACTTCTGAACACTAAAGTAATTCCGAAATGTTGA
- the gcvPB gene encoding aminomethyl-transferring glycine dehydrogenase subunit GcvPB, which produces MHKDNQPLIFEITKEGRVGYSLPELDVPEVDLSSILPAGMLREEEAELPEVSELDIMRHYTALSNRNHGVDTGFYPLGSCTMKYNPKINESVARFPGFANIHPLQEESTVQGAMELLYELQTSLVEITGMDEVTLQPAAGAHGEWTALMMIRAFHESNGDTQRTKVIVPDSAHGTNPASATVAGFETITVKSNEDGLVDLEDLRRVAGPDTAALMLTNPNTLGLFEEHILELAEIIHGVGGKLYYDGANLNAVMSKARPGDMGFDCVHLNLHKTFTGPHGGGGPGSGPVGVKADLIPFLPSPVLVKEDNKYTFDYNRPQTIGRVKPFYGNFGINVRAYTYIRSMGPDGLKAVTEYAVLNANYMMRRLEAYYDLPYNRHCKHEFVLSGRRQKKLGVRTLDMAKRLLDFGYHPPTIYFPLNVEEGMMIEPTETESKETLDAFCDAMIQIAKEVEENPEIVQNAPHTTVINRLDETKAARKPVLRYTKA; this is translated from the coding sequence ATGCATAAGGACAATCAACCACTAATTTTTGAAATAACAAAAGAAGGTCGAGTAGGATATAGCCTACCTGAGCTAGATGTTCCAGAAGTAGATTTGTCATCCATCTTGCCTGCAGGGATGTTACGTGAAGAAGAGGCAGAGCTACCAGAAGTATCTGAGCTAGACATCATGCGTCACTATACAGCTTTATCTAACCGAAACCATGGTGTGGATACAGGATTCTATCCACTAGGTTCTTGTACGATGAAATACAACCCGAAAATCAATGAATCTGTTGCAAGATTCCCTGGATTTGCAAATATTCACCCACTTCAAGAAGAGTCAACTGTTCAAGGTGCAATGGAACTGTTATATGAATTACAAACATCTCTAGTTGAAATAACTGGTATGGATGAGGTTACTCTTCAACCTGCAGCTGGTGCCCACGGTGAGTGGACAGCGCTGATGATGATTCGTGCTTTCCATGAATCGAATGGGGACACACAGCGTACGAAGGTAATCGTACCTGACTCTGCGCATGGAACAAATCCAGCATCTGCAACGGTAGCAGGGTTCGAAACGATTACTGTTAAGTCTAATGAGGACGGCTTAGTAGATTTAGAGGATCTACGTCGTGTAGCTGGTCCTGATACAGCTGCCTTGATGCTTACAAACCCTAACACATTAGGTTTATTTGAGGAGCATATTTTAGAGCTAGCAGAGATTATTCACGGGGTAGGCGGCAAGCTTTACTATGATGGTGCCAACTTAAATGCGGTAATGTCGAAAGCACGTCCAGGAGACATGGGCTTTGACTGTGTACATTTAAATCTGCACAAGACATTCACAGGACCACATGGTGGGGGAGGCCCGGGTTCTGGACCGGTTGGAGTGAAGGCTGATCTTATTCCATTCCTGCCAAGCCCAGTATTAGTTAAAGAAGATAACAAGTATACATTCGACTATAATCGTCCACAAACTATTGGCCGAGTAAAACCGTTCTACGGTAACTTTGGTATCAATGTTCGTGCGTACACATATATTCGTTCTATGGGACCAGATGGTTTAAAGGCAGTGACAGAATACGCGGTGTTAAATGCTAACTATATGATGAGACGCTTGGAAGCTTATTACGACCTTCCATACAATCGTCATTGTAAGCATGAATTCGTATTAAGTGGACGTCGTCAGAAGAAATTAGGCGTTCGTACATTAGATATGGCTAAGCGTCTGTTAGACTTTGGTTATCATCCGCCAACAATCTACTTCCCATTGAATGTAGAAGAAGGCATGATGATTGAGCCAACTGAAACAGAATCGAAAGAAACGTTAGATGCATTCTGTGATGCAATGATTCAAATTGCTAAAGAGGTTGAAGAAAACCCAGAAATCGTTCAAAATGCACCACATACAACCGTGATCAATCGTTTAGACGAAACAAAAGCTGCACGTAAGCCAGTACTACGATACACTAAAGCATAA
- the gcvPA gene encoding aminomethyl-transferring glycine dehydrogenase subunit GcvPA, giving the protein MKQHRYLPMTEQDQKEMLDVIGISSIDELFADIPEKVRFKGEYNIKPAKAESALLKELSQLAAKNADSRQYASFLGAGVYDHFKPIVVDHVISRSEFYTAYTPYQPEISQGELQAIFEFQTMICELTGMDLANSSMYDGGTALAEAGNLAAGHTKRKKLVVSEAIHPEYIDVVKVYAKGQNVDVVTVPMKDGVTDVIKLEEAVDEDTAAVMVQYPNFFGQIEDLAKIEQVTHEKKALFVVSANPLALGALTPPGKFGADITVGDAQPFGIAEAFGGPHCGYFAVTSKLMRKVPGRLVGETTDEEGRRGFVLTLQAREQHIRRDKATSNICSNQALNALAASVAMTALGKKGVKEMAVQNITKTHYAKLAFEKAGFEVPFQGAHFNEIVVKVNGSVADANSKLLEKGIIGGFDLGRINLDLKNHVLIAVTEQRTKEEIDALVQEMGALYA; this is encoded by the coding sequence ATGAAGCAGCATCGTTATTTACCAATGACTGAACAAGATCAAAAAGAAATGTTAGACGTAATCGGCATTTCTTCTATTGATGAATTGTTTGCAGATATCCCAGAAAAGGTTCGTTTTAAAGGGGAATATAATATTAAACCTGCTAAAGCAGAATCTGCTCTTCTTAAGGAATTAAGCCAGCTAGCTGCTAAAAATGCAGATAGTAGACAATATGCGTCTTTCTTAGGTGCTGGAGTATATGATCATTTCAAGCCTATCGTTGTGGATCATGTTATTTCACGTTCTGAATTTTATACAGCTTATACACCATATCAACCCGAGATTTCTCAAGGGGAGCTTCAAGCTATTTTTGAATTCCAAACGATGATTTGCGAATTGACTGGAATGGATCTTGCAAACTCCTCTATGTATGACGGAGGTACTGCGCTTGCAGAAGCAGGTAACCTTGCAGCAGGACACACAAAGCGTAAGAAGTTAGTAGTTTCTGAGGCAATCCATCCGGAGTATATTGATGTAGTGAAGGTTTATGCAAAGGGTCAAAATGTAGATGTAGTTACTGTACCGATGAAAGATGGGGTTACAGACGTAATTAAGCTAGAAGAAGCAGTCGATGAGGATACAGCAGCAGTTATGGTTCAATATCCTAACTTCTTCGGTCAAATTGAAGACCTAGCAAAAATTGAGCAAGTAACACATGAGAAAAAAGCGTTGTTTGTTGTTTCAGCTAACCCTCTTGCATTGGGTGCTTTAACACCACCTGGTAAGTTTGGTGCCGATATTACAGTAGGGGATGCACAGCCTTTTGGTATTGCGGAAGCATTTGGTGGACCACATTGTGGCTACTTCGCGGTAACTTCTAAGCTGATGCGTAAGGTACCTGGTCGTCTTGTTGGAGAAACAACAGATGAGGAAGGTCGCCGTGGTTTTGTGTTAACACTACAAGCACGCGAACAGCACATTCGTCGTGACAAAGCTACTTCTAATATCTGTTCTAACCAAGCTTTAAATGCACTTGCTGCATCTGTAGCGATGACAGCTCTTGGTAAAAAAGGTGTAAAAGAAATGGCTGTTCAAAATATAACTAAGACTCACTATGCAAAGCTGGCATTTGAAAAAGCTGGATTTGAAGTACCTTTCCAAGGAGCTCATTTTAATGAAATCGTCGTGAAGGTGAATGGTTCAGTAGCTGATGCAAATAGTAAACTTTTAGAAAAAGGTATAATCGGTGGATTTGATTTGGGTCGTATCAACTTGGATCTGAAAAACCACGTATTGATTGCAGTAACGGAACAACGTACAAAAGAAGAAATAGATGCACTCGTGCAAGAAATGGGGGCTCTTTATGCATAA
- a CDS encoding ComGF family competence protein — protein sequence MFAQILVLIMWSLYTTEKKVTDPQEVEWGLFIQYVEAYLNNVDSIMVQKSQPGIRFIKEGEEFDVEFASNVIRKQKNRLGNEPLLLNVQALKVSMEGQNITFFVTFFNGQQKEHTMYVTYSK from the coding sequence ATCTTTGCTCAAATACTGGTACTAATAATGTGGTCGTTATATACGACAGAAAAAAAGGTGACGGATCCACAAGAAGTGGAATGGGGTTTATTCATACAATACGTGGAAGCTTACCTAAATAATGTAGATAGTATCATGGTCCAAAAAAGCCAGCCAGGAATCCGCTTTATAAAAGAAGGGGAAGAGTTTGATGTGGAATTCGCATCAAACGTAATTCGAAAACAAAAGAATAGATTGGGGAACGAGCCTCTCCTCTTAAATGTACAAGCACTTAAAGTTAGTATGGAAGGACAAAATATTACATTCTTCGTCACTTTTTTTAATGGTCAACAGAAGGAGCACACCATGTATGTTACGTATTCTAAATGA
- the comGB gene encoding competence type IV pilus assembly protein ComGB, with the protein MLLKSIKDYLRKKDETIHASMHASFLKRLSELLNEGYTFHEAITMLLPFHVKNIHVVQTKVTDIQKRGLGVIEVFRVLGFPNRLLLPIYLASQHGHLAETTEVLAVNSAFNEQARKRLKNLLLYPLFLFVIIFLLFSVFRIYFIPNMETLLSKNSAQSDSSLALTNTLLNLPNIFIVSLFSMILLCLVLWLLLRKKSMEIKIIFFKRTPILNSWFRLLVTRIFSREIGVLLESGMSLQESFTALIHQKENKILQYIVFQMNEKVIYGSSFSEGVILVDCFTDDFHQFIVHGENNGYLGKELTLYSDFINKRVEEKLSRYLSIIQPLMFLILAVFIVGAYLAILLPVYEMINII; encoded by the coding sequence GTGTTATTAAAATCAATTAAAGATTATCTCCGTAAGAAGGATGAAACCATACACGCTTCTATGCATGCCTCTTTTTTGAAAAGGTTAAGTGAGTTGCTTAATGAGGGATATACATTTCATGAAGCGATTACTATGTTATTACCATTTCATGTGAAGAACATACATGTGGTACAAACGAAAGTGACGGACATACAAAAAAGAGGGCTTGGCGTAATAGAAGTATTTAGGGTGCTAGGTTTTCCTAATCGTTTACTTCTTCCCATTTATTTGGCTTCCCAGCATGGACATTTAGCAGAGACAACAGAAGTTTTAGCTGTTAACTCTGCTTTCAATGAGCAAGCAAGAAAACGTTTGAAGAACCTCTTGTTATATCCCTTATTTTTGTTTGTCATAATATTTTTGTTGTTTTCTGTTTTTCGAATTTACTTTATTCCCAATATGGAAACCTTGCTTTCTAAAAACTCCGCCCAATCTGACAGTTCCCTAGCATTAACCAATACCCTACTAAACCTTCCTAACATCTTTATAGTTTCTCTCTTCTCTATGATATTACTCTGTCTAGTTCTATGGCTCCTGCTTAGAAAGAAAAGTATGGAGATTAAAATTATATTCTTTAAACGAACTCCCATTTTGAATAGTTGGTTTCGTTTACTAGTGACCAGAATATTCTCTAGGGAGATAGGGGTACTTCTAGAGAGTGGTATGTCTCTTCAAGAATCCTTTACTGCTTTAATCCACCAAAAAGAAAATAAAATACTGCAGTACATTGTATTTCAAATGAACGAAAAAGTAATTTATGGCTCCTCATTTTCAGAAGGTGTCATACTAGTGGATTGTTTTACTGATGATTTTCATCAATTTATTGTTCATGGAGAAAATAATGGCTACCTAGGCAAAGAACTTACACTTTATAGTGACTTTATAAACAAGCGCGTAGAGGAAAAACTATCCCGTTACTTAAGTATTATTCAACCCTTGATGTTCTTAATACTTGCAGTTTTTATAGTGGGTGCTTATTTGGCAATCTTACTACCAGTATATGAAATGATTAATATAATTTAA
- the comGC gene encoding competence type IV pilus major pilin ComGC → MKNLLKSNRGFTLIEMMIVLLIISVLILISIPNVTKHSANIDKKGCAAYIKMVEGQVQAYKIDNNKTPLLSDLTVDEYLGANNKSCPNGDEIDIENGKVIIKEVANGGN, encoded by the coding sequence ATGAAAAACTTATTAAAATCTAATAGAGGTTTTACTTTAATTGAAATGATGATTGTACTGCTAATTATATCTGTACTAATATTAATCTCGATTCCAAATGTCACAAAGCATTCAGCAAATATTGATAAGAAGGGCTGTGCAGCCTACATTAAAATGGTCGAAGGACAAGTGCAAGCCTATAAAATAGATAATAATAAAACTCCTTTACTCTCAGATTTAACTGTAGATGAATATTTGGGAGCAAATAATAAAAGCTGTCCTAACGGGGATGAAATTGATATTGAAAATGGAAAAGTGATTATTAAGGAAGTAGCTAATGGAGGAAATTAA
- a CDS encoding suppressor of fused domain protein: MNLEEYKKRAATQEDWSPGWDAIDRVFEELYPNQEPAHFGTDLHARAWLGGDQYIDGYSIYQSPNGYKHMVTYGMTDLYVNDQSFGGKWSGWGYEMTIKLAEENVEDCLWAVSMLSNLASYTYTQKKPFEPFQYVAGNGGSIHIGVDSAITALLVIDDPELTGIDSVHGRVDFLQVVGITQSELELLIEDPSNVVLLSERMKKDNPYFITDMKRTKSYI, translated from the coding sequence ATGAACCTAGAAGAGTATAAAAAGCGAGCGGCAACGCAAGAGGATTGGTCACCAGGATGGGATGCAATCGATAGAGTTTTTGAGGAGCTTTATCCGAACCAAGAACCTGCTCATTTTGGGACAGACCTACATGCTCGGGCTTGGTTAGGTGGGGACCAATATATTGATGGATATAGTATTTATCAGTCACCTAATGGGTACAAGCATATGGTGACTTATGGGATGACCGACTTGTATGTGAATGATCAATCGTTCGGGGGTAAATGGAGTGGCTGGGGATATGAAATGACGATTAAATTGGCAGAGGAAAATGTAGAGGATTGTTTATGGGCAGTATCCATGCTTTCTAATCTTGCCAGTTATACATATACGCAGAAAAAACCTTTTGAGCCATTTCAGTATGTTGCTGGTAATGGGGGTTCCATCCATATTGGAGTAGACTCTGCGATTACAGCGTTGCTTGTTATAGATGATCCAGAGCTTACAGGGATAGATAGTGTTCATGGTAGAGTTGACTTTCTTCAAGTGGTTGGAATCACCCAAAGTGAATTAGAATTATTAATAGAGGATCCAAGTAACGTCGTGCTTCTTTCGGAGAGAATGAAAAAAGATAACCCTTACTTCATTACTGATATGAAAAGAACTAAGTCGTATATTTGA
- the gcvT gene encoding glycine cleavage system aminomethyltransferase GcvT, producing the protein MPYAFSTYLKEEFKLSEQLKRTPLYDVYSSYGGKTIDFGGWELPVQFSSIKEEHEAVRTKAGLFDVSHMGEIFVSGPQSENYIQGLVTNDISKLVNGQAQYNVMCYKDGGIVDDLLVYKLEDQHYLLVVNAGNIEKDFEWMKENLIDDVELNNSSNDYGLLALQGPKAQEILQKLTTQDLAEIKFFRFKDKVEVAGKEVIVSRTGYTGEDGFEIYASSNDLTDLWSSILEAGKDEGLLPCGLGARDTLRFEACLPLYGQELSKDITPLEAGLGFVVKLNKEQDFNGKSVLVEQKENGVPRKSIGIEMIDKGIPRTGYPVYKDGVQIGFVTTGTQSPTSKKNIGLALIDATFAEIGQELEIEIRNKRLKAVTVATPFYKREK; encoded by the coding sequence ATGCCCTATGCTTTTTCTACCTATTTAAAGGAGGAATTTAAATTGTCAGAACAGTTAAAACGAACGCCGTTGTATGATGTCTATTCATCGTATGGAGGAAAAACAATCGATTTTGGTGGCTGGGAATTACCTGTTCAGTTTTCAAGTATTAAGGAAGAGCACGAAGCTGTTCGTACGAAGGCTGGATTGTTTGATGTTTCCCATATGGGAGAAATTTTCGTAAGTGGGCCACAAAGTGAAAACTACATACAAGGTTTAGTTACCAATGACATTTCTAAATTAGTTAATGGTCAAGCACAGTATAATGTCATGTGTTATAAAGACGGCGGAATTGTTGACGACCTATTGGTTTATAAGCTAGAGGATCAGCATTATTTATTGGTTGTGAATGCTGGTAATATAGAAAAAGATTTTGAGTGGATGAAAGAAAATCTTATAGATGATGTTGAGTTAAATAATAGCTCTAATGACTATGGACTATTAGCTTTGCAAGGTCCAAAAGCACAAGAAATTCTTCAAAAGTTAACGACACAGGATTTAGCAGAAATTAAATTTTTCCGCTTTAAAGACAAAGTAGAAGTCGCTGGCAAAGAAGTAATCGTATCAAGAACTGGTTATACGGGAGAAGATGGTTTTGAAATCTATGCATCTAGTAATGATCTAACAGATTTATGGAGCAGCATACTAGAGGCAGGTAAAGATGAAGGATTACTTCCATGTGGGCTTGGAGCTCGAGACACATTACGCTTTGAAGCTTGCCTACCATTATATGGCCAAGAATTATCTAAAGATATTACTCCATTAGAAGCAGGGCTTGGATTCGTAGTGAAACTGAATAAAGAGCAAGATTTTAATGGGAAGTCAGTATTGGTAGAACAAAAAGAAAATGGTGTTCCGAGAAAGAGTATTGGAATCGAAATGATTGATAAAGGAATTCCACGTACTGGTTATCCAGTATACAAAGATGGAGTTCAAATTGGTTTTGTTACTACCGGTACGCAATCACCTACATCTAAAAAGAATATCGGTCTAGCTTTAATTGACGCAACATTTGCTGAAATCGGACAGGAACTTGAAATTGAAATACGTAACAAACGATTAAAAGCAGTAACTGTAGCTACTCCGTTTTATAAAAGAGAAAAATAA
- a CDS encoding shikimate kinase — translation MYKIYLVGFMGSGKSAVGRRLSYHLKMPYYDMDKEIVKKQKMSIPEIFEQHGEAYFRKLETEFLQTFRNESCIISTGGGVATLERNIKIMRNNGLVLFLDATFEDIWMRIKTDKNRPIVQRSTKEELQQLYNTRRRSYKKAAHITIRTENRHIRQITEYAGFQVNRLKGE, via the coding sequence ATGTACAAGATCTATTTAGTAGGCTTTATGGGGAGCGGTAAGAGCGCTGTCGGAAGAAGGCTGAGCTACCATTTAAAAATGCCTTACTATGATATGGATAAAGAAATTGTCAAAAAACAGAAAATGTCGATACCTGAAATATTTGAGCAGCACGGTGAGGCATATTTTAGGAAATTAGAGACGGAGTTTTTGCAAACCTTTCGAAATGAATCTTGTATTATTTCTACGGGTGGTGGTGTAGCCACACTTGAACGGAATATTAAAATTATGAGAAATAATGGACTAGTTTTATTTTTAGACGCAACATTCGAAGATATTTGGATGCGTATAAAAACGGATAAAAATAGGCCAATCGTTCAAAGGAGTACGAAGGAAGAATTACAGCAACTTTATAATACGCGGAGAAGAAGCTACAAAAAGGCTGCTCATATTACTATTAGAACCGAAAACAGGCATATTCGACAAATAACAGAATACGCAGGATTTCAAGTAAATCGACTCAAAGGCGAATGA